The following nucleotide sequence is from Aneurinibacillus soli.
CCTTGATCGCTTTTTCCCGGACGGTCATCTGACAAGAGCGGAAGCTTTTGCGATTGTAGACCGATTACGGCGCTCGTATTATCAACGTTTCACAGATTCGGAGCCGCCAAGTGCTGTCATTAACGATACGTTTGTCGCGGAATCTTGCCAGGACAGCTTTGTGACTTCATCCCGTTTTCGAGTAGGAGAGCAACTAGAAATAAAGGTGAATGGATTTTTGAAGCAAGTCGGTATTGATTATGTGCATGCCAATGACCATACGATTCAATTCAAGTATAACGTGCCCGAAGGTTCAGTCGTAACAATCAAGCGAGTCAAGCAGGAGAGTATATTTTTCGACGGGAGATTGTTTGATCAGTATTTATCTGATGGGAGCAAGAATTCGAAAAACCTACTGAACACATGGTATCGCGACACCGTAATCAGTATGGAGAATGAACGGACAAGATCAGGAGATGCATTGGTTGTAGGGGTACCACATGAAGATGTGATTAAGTTTGATGGCGAAGAATATATGACGCGAGCGCAGGCTGTTGTATTGCTGAATCGTTTCAGAAAATGGGCGATTGAAACTTTCAAGGGGTGATATGTATGCAGCCGATTTCAGATGAGTTTAGAAAGCTTATTAAGAATCATGTCAAAGTCGGACCGCATGAAATGCCTGTGTGTATAGTAGAAGTAGACCGAATGGTATTTGTACCGGGGCGTGTAGAGGAGATTCAGTATCTCGTTGGTGATCCAAACGTAAAGACGGTGCAGGATAGTAGTATCATAGGAGAAGGAGAAACGATTCCGACAGATGGAATTGTGTTTCCGGTGAAAGGAAAAACACTTGCGGATGTAGGATCGAAGTTCGGGATGCGATTACATCCGATTGACCATGTATGGAAAATGCATACAGGGGTAGATATTGGTGCTCCACAAGGTACACCAATTCTAGCAGCGTGGGGTGGAACGGTCAAAAAAGCCGGATGGCAAAATGGCTATGGTAATACAGTAATAATCGATCATGGGCATGGATATTATACACGTTATGGTCATATGTGTGATAACTGCATCAATGTAAAAGAGGGAACCATTGTGAAATCTGGGCAGGAAATTGGTGCGGTCGGGAGTACTGGAAAGTCGACGAAACCGCATCTTCACTTTGAAGTACTGTATAAAGGAGTAGACCCAGCTACTAGCTATGCCCGTGACCCGTTGCCATACCTGCAAAAGAAGCAGACCGTTCCTGCACCCGTGCAGAACACAGGACCTGATGTTGTGACACAAACGCCTATTACGTTTAGTTTAGGGGCGATGGCTTTTTCAGCAACGTTTGATTTATCTAAATGGGCGAGTATGCCGGAGTTGAAACTCCCTGGTAAAGAAGACTTTTATTTTAAGGGTTTAAATCCAAAAGTAACGGGTATTCCGGTTATTTACTTTGAATTTGATCCAGCAAAAATGCTGGAGGAGGGGCTAAGCACCGCAGTTGGTCGTCCGTTGATACTGAATCTTGATTTAGAGAAACGCGCACTACTTGATGTGTCATTTCTCACAAATTTTGTTTCAGACTCAGGTGATTCTTTTTCTATCATGGTTAACGGAGTAACAAAAGCTGTTTTGAAAAAGTTTAAGCCGGGAGCGACCGTGGATCGGTTATCAGATATTTTATTGGAAGCGGGGAAGACAGAAATACAGTTCGTAGTATATTGGCATGGTCCTTCTCATCCACAAGACAAAGTTTTGAAACGGTTCGGTTTCAAGTCGATTAATGTACGCTACGTGAATGAAATTGTTGGTCAGTCTCAATCTCAATCAGAATCAGACGATCCAACCTTGATTGCTCGTTCGTTAGCCAACGTATTTAACCCTACGCGGCGGGAGAAAATCTCGCTTCCGGTCGGTGATTTCGTGCCAGCAGAAACGATTCGATTGGATAATGTGAAAGAAGTAGAAATCGATGACAAATTCGAGATGGAAGCAGCAGAGGCGAGAATTATCATGTCGAATCCAAAAGGCTTTTATTCGTCTACGTATGATACAGGTTTATTCCCAGAGCTTCGCTATGAAACACCATTTTCCTATACGGCTAATGGTGTTCACATGGGACTACTGTCTGAGAATACACCGATTCGTATTCATATGGGATATGGTCGGCACACAATACGAGTGTTTACCGGGCTGATTGATAAAGTAGATAGTAATAGCGAGGAAGAAACGATTACCATAACATGCCGGAACATGTACAAGCGGTTGATCGAAAAGGTTGTTACAGAGGATTTGGAATATGGCTATTCAGCGAGCGATGCATCTGTTGCGAATGTAGCGGCAGCGTTGAATGATGGTACGGATGTTGATAATTTATCGCGACTGAAAAAAATCATTTACTACGCTCAAAAGTGGGCTAAGCATTATGGTGTGGACCCGATTGTGATTCTGGCTGTTGCTCAAAAGGAAACAGAACTTGGTACAACAGGTGCAGGTCGGGAGGTTGGGGGAGATTACATCTGTGGATATGGAGTGCCGAGTAAAACAAAAAAACTTCCGCAATTCGCAGGAATCGAAGCTCAATGCAAAGCGGTTGCCGAACGTATGAAAAAGGTGTGCGGTACAGGAGAAGTTACTCGCGAGTACATCAGGAAACTTTGGATATCGTATGAAAATGGCGATCCTACATGGACACCAGATGTGTGGAGTATTTATCAAAAAATGAAGGGAGATGCTCAATTCACAGAAGCAGTGTTCAAGGCAGACTCCGCACCTGTCCCGAGTGGGAACACGTCTAATTTATCTGTTAATATCAAGCAGAATTTGTTACGTATGAATCCAAAATCTCGTTCAGGGAAAAAGTTAAAAGGAGTAAAAGGCATTGTTCTTCACTACACGGCAGGTCCTGGACAAAGCGCCGAGCAAATTCGTAACTACTTCAATAATATTTCAGACCGTTACGCATCTGCTAATTATGTAGTAGATGATTCAACTATTGTACAATGCATCCCAGATGATGAGGAGGCTTATCATTGCGGTGCTGAACATTATCAACCAGGTGTGACGGATGCTTTGGGCAATCACCCGAATGAAACCACACTCGGTATCGAGATGTGTGTAGATAGCAACAATCAAATTACAGCAGCGACATATCAGAACGCAGTCAACTTGACAGCCTATTTGTGCAAAAAATACGGCCTAACAGCAGGACAACTATGGCGACATCATGATATTACGGGAAAAGATTGTCCGGCACCATGGGTAGACGATCCGTCGAAATGGGAGAAGTTTAAAAAAGATGTAGCCGCAAAACTGGATGGACAAGGTGTGACGACTGTTTCGGCACAGGAAGCAGCTGGGTTATCATCGTATTGGTTGAAGTCAGCTATTTTACAGGACTTGATTCGTGTCGGCGGCCTTGTTGGTTGGAGAAAGCAATATGAAGATCGAATATATCCTGATTCTATCATCGAAGAAACATATTACATCGATGTGAAACCAGAAAAACGAATGGTGGTCAAGGCGAATCCGGCAGAGAATGGGGAATATACTTTCTCAGAAATTCCACTTACTACCATCAAGACGATAGATGGATGGAAGAACGGGCTATATCAGCTCCCAACTACATTTTCGGCGTTCAAATACAAGGTGAATGAATGTATCCGTGAAATCACGAAGGACACAAACTATCGGACATGGTGTGACCGATATGGAACATTCCGAGCAGAGCCTGTTGAGTATGATTCTCCAGTGGTGGAACGTTTTACAGACATGGAGAATCTATGTGCGGTCAGTTCTTCAATCGATTACTCACGGGCGAGGTCGCATGTGATTGTAGTAGATGGGACAGGTAAGGCGCGGCATTACATTGACCCAGAGATTCTGCTCGAGCTGAAAGGAGAGTTGCGCAGCGCAGTATTAGAAGTGTCGTGGGCTAAGACTGATGAACAAAAAGACGAAGATGCACGCCGTGTATTCTGGGATATGAAACGTATGTGCCGCACACTACAAGTCTCGATCCCAGCGCATCCTCATTTGGACGTACTCGATTGTATTCATATATCTGATGTACGAACATGTACACGGGGTGACTTTACGATAAAGGGGATTCATACTACGTTTAAAGAAGGTGCGGAGTTTACGCAGACACTTGACCTTACTTGGATGGAAACAAATGAGATGATAACAAAAAATAATGCGAGATTGATCGCGAGTGAAGCGAAGCAGGCGTAACATAGCGTCTGCTTTTTTGTATATTCTACTTTCGAGGTGGTATTTGTGGCCGGTATTGTGAATGACTATCTGATTTATCCTGTCCTTGATCTAATCAAAGCAGGGGTTAAAGATGCGATGTCCAACGTAAAAGATGCTGAAGATGGCATTGACTTTTTTAACGGTATCCCATCGGTTGAGTTAATTCGGGACCATCCAAATGATTCATCCAAGACGTTTCTTACACAAGTCATTCAGACGTATGAAAATGGATATGTGATGAGTGTGCGATTACTTTATGGAGACGACAGTTCACCGTATCACAAATGGCGATTAAGCGGAGTAATATCGAGTCTGATGAATGAAGAGGGAGAATTAGTTCTTCAACATGAGCTTGTGTTGCTTTATGGAGAAAGAAACGAAGTGAAGTTTGCAGACGTTACGTGTTTGTATGGTCCTGATGACTGGGAAGATGAAGGAGAGGATATGATTGACGAAGAGACAGATTATTAACGCGAATAGCCAATTTACGGTAGCTGAACTTAGTGGTGGTCGATTAAGCTGGCCGTTCTTTCCATCGAAAATAAAGCCGTTTGTAAAAGGTTTTTGCTTGGAAGTTCCGGGAATCAGCGGTGTACATCGCATGACATACTCGCCGCCGATGGATGCGGAGCTGTTAAGTGTCGCGGTAGGAGCGAGTAGGTATGACTCGAAAGACAACTGGAGTGTAGAGATTAACGGAGAGCGGTTTATTGAGAGTATATATACAAAGGACTTGCCAGAAGGAATGTATCTAATGGTTGTAAAACCAGTGTTGACCGGAGATGAAATGAAATTCGTGTTTGATAATCAAAGCGGTGAGCCGAAAGAAGTCTGGTTCAATTACCAGTTTCTGATCGACTAGGTGATCACATGACGGTGAAATGGCTTGATTTTTATGTAAGAGATGCTGATTTTGGACAAAGGCTTGCGGAAGAGTTGAAAAGTAAGGGTTGGCAGGTGTTTGAATTTTATCAGATCGTGTACGACTTCCCGATTGATGCACCGCCGGATGAAGCACTTGTACAGGTGGCGCGACACTATGTATTTCGGAACGCCGCAGGTGCTTATGTTGGAGTAGCTTATACAGGTAGCGTAACAGTAGGTGTTCCAGTAGATGATGAGGGGATAGTAGATTTACTACTTTTCGCAGAAGTATGTCGTGCTGCTGATACGAAAGAATTCGAATGGTATACGTATATGCTCGATGACTTTGAATGGGCGGAGCAAGAAGCAACGTTTATCGAATCGGGTGACTTTCTACAACGTGTTCTTGATGTTTCCTCATCAGGGGGGATTCACCAATCCTATATCGCACACATCGGATATAAGGACATTGATTCGATACCGGAAGTACAGTCGTATAATACTGCGTATAAAGTAAAAGATACAAAGACTAACTGGTGGCCAGATAGTGAGATTCACGTTATCGGCCATTGTACAGATTTACACTTTTTTATACTGCTGCAATATGATGTATCGCCAAAATGGACAGATATGCACTTTCCGTATGTACCACTTTTTTTCGGTAACTTTGTATTAGCCAGCAAGAAGAAATTACCGAAGGGGTGGAGAGGAAATGTGGCGCTGTTTACCGGATCATGTCGTGTTACCCCAAAAGATTCAATTGTTCCAGTGGATCAAATACTGTTATCAGATCGTGGTGATGGAATCACAAGTGTAATTGTCAAAGAAAGTATTGATGGCTACTATTATAAAGCACATTACCTGGAATGGTTTCGTATACCTGAAATATCGCCTCCACATGATGAAATAACGTATAATGAATATAGGAAGGCGATTGATCACGAATCGTATCCTTATCATTTTGAACCGAATCCATCAAAGTATGATGAGCATACGCAAACATCGCCGCTGTATATTTTTGATAAGGATAAAGGTGTATACGGGCACCCGCCAGATGTAGTAGTAGTGTCACCGATAACAGGGATGACGAATGGAAAGAAACTGCTTGCAGAACATCCGTGTCGAAAGGATAGTCCTGGTGTGTACCAGTATCAAGTTATCGATGCGCCACATACGCCGCTAGTAAGACCGTTGGATAATGGAGAGATGTATCCGCAGTACGTAGGGATTGGATTGTTGCGAAAGGGGACAACGTTCCATTCGCGTAGTGACATGACAATGTGAGGAGATGATAGGATGCCACACTATGATACACATATGATGCCGGAATCAAAACGGTTGAAAGAGCCGTATTTTCAGGAGAGATTTACGGAACTGATTACAGGATATGAAGGAAGTACATGGAAGCTGGAACGAGTATTTTACAAGGCTGTGTACGATTCATCGGCGCTACACGATGAGATAAATGCGAATAAACCAGATTCTGTTCCGGAACCACAAGCGCTTATTGATGTAGCGGTAGCAAAGCATTATGTGTTCAAAAACGAAAATTTGCCCAAGGCGTACTTTGGCATTGTGATCATTGGTTCGGTTTGCTACGAGTATGAAAAACTGAAAAAGGAAGGGCAGCTACCGAAAAACGACCTTGACAGTCCTGAAACAGCTGCATTCTTACAGATGGTTCAAGAGAAGATCGAATCACTTGAACCGTCACCTACAGATGACCCGCCAAAAGTAACGAAATTCTACGATGCGTCTACTATTTACTTTTATACCTGTGAGCATATGCCTTCTATCGAAAATGAAGGATGGAGCATCATGCCGTGGGATAACTGGCGGTACGGAACGGTAGATGCTGTTGATCGCCGAACCATGAATAATGCCGCTGTTGATATCGAAGTCTGGAAAACGCAGTACAATGAGAATGCTGACTTTGTGATTCTGGAGCCAGAGCCATATTGTATGCAGTCTCCTATCGTAAAATCTACACTACGCTGGTCAGAGCCACCGCTAGAACGTAAATACAATCCATCCTATAAAATCGAGGACACAAAAACAAACTGGTGGTATGATTCAGAGATTCGACTCACTGGGTTCATTGATAATTACAGTATGTTCTTTTCGCTTCAAGCTGATAATACGCCAGCATGGGAGGACAATGTTGTTCCGAAGGTTCCGCTATACTTTGGAGCATTTGAACCGTTGAAAAAAGAAGGAGAAAATGGAGAGCAAGTAGATTCTGAGCCGTTGGGAGATGTAACAGTTCTATTTGCTGGCGCGTTGCCATTAGTGGGAAAAAGCAAGGTGGAACAGTTCGAAAACATACCGAGATATGACTTTGATAACGATGACAAAAAGTACGTAACGCCGCCGATGTTCCCTATTCTGAAAAACTATGCAAGACATCCAGGGAATGGATTGAATAATTGTATCGTGCGAAAGGCGAAAGCGGGCGGGCGTTACGAAGGGTACTACCTCTCCTTGGATACTGTACCAAATGAAATGCCGCCAAAACGTGCAGGTACGTACAGCACAGAGTTCAGTCGAGAGATGGAGCGCGGTTATCCACGAGCATGGCAGAACCACATGAATCCAGCGTATAACTACGAACATACACCATCACGTTATACGGATCGTGCGCATGTATCCAAAATCTACATTGACCATCCAGAGGAAGGAAAACGCGGTTTCTTACGTCATGCGATCGGATCGGTACCAGTTGGTAAGGTGGCGACACGGATTCGATTGGAGAAAGAACCATGTGCTGCGGTGGAGTCTGGTAATAAATACGACTATTTTAAAATGCATGTATTTGATGGACTTTCCCCTCTAACTGTACGACCAGGAACACCCTACCGTCCAGTTGGTGTAGGAATTAAGGATACGGAATAGATGGGAGATGTGAGGAGATGTTTGTAAAAGAAAAGTTCCTTATGCAGTTGCTGCCGGACAACTTAGAGAGTCTGTTTAATGATTGGGGATGGGAGACGATTTTTCGATATCGACTCCATTTCGACTCGGGCCCAGGTAAAAAGGCAAAGGATTATGCACGAGTTCATCTGTTTCGTTCAACAGGATCAGACGGGGTGATTCGTCACTTCGGAATGATTCATACCCATGGCCGAGAACCATTACCGGGGTTTGGACAAGAAGAAATTATTTCGCACACTTCCCCGCTTGGAGCGCTGAAAAGAGCGTTCGATGAAACGGGAGGTACATTGATTGATAAATTCTTTCTACCTGTCTATCCGATTACATTACCTTACGTAAAGGTATTCAATGAATCAGGTGTTCCGGTAGATCCGGCAGGGTACTATATTGAAAACGAAGAGGACCGCAAACGAGGAATTATCTCCATTATTGGAGGAACTGAAGCATACAAAGTCACATACGGTATTGACCCTGATGCGCCGGATGTTCCGCGTAAAACATGGTTTTTCCTGCTAGATGAAGTGATTGTCAAGAAAGTAGATAAAGCAACAAAATCTGAATTTACCGATGTGGAGTTCAATCCAAAACAAGACCCGCAGTATGATGTTGATATGACAGCAATCAAATCATTTGACCCGGATAATGGATATGAAGTGTTTGAAGCAGTCATTAATTCGTTCTTGCTGGACGATCCAGATTACGCAGAATCCATGTATTTTATTCGACTTCTCAATCCGTCATTTCCCTCTACTGCAACGTATATTGAC
It contains:
- a CDS encoding peptidoglycan DD-metalloendopeptidase family protein yields the protein MQPISDEFRKLIKNHVKVGPHEMPVCIVEVDRMVFVPGRVEEIQYLVGDPNVKTVQDSSIIGEGETIPTDGIVFPVKGKTLADVGSKFGMRLHPIDHVWKMHTGVDIGAPQGTPILAAWGGTVKKAGWQNGYGNTVIIDHGHGYYTRYGHMCDNCINVKEGTIVKSGQEIGAVGSTGKSTKPHLHFEVLYKGVDPATSYARDPLPYLQKKQTVPAPVQNTGPDVVTQTPITFSLGAMAFSATFDLSKWASMPELKLPGKEDFYFKGLNPKVTGIPVIYFEFDPAKMLEEGLSTAVGRPLILNLDLEKRALLDVSFLTNFVSDSGDSFSIMVNGVTKAVLKKFKPGATVDRLSDILLEAGKTEIQFVVYWHGPSHPQDKVLKRFGFKSINVRYVNEIVGQSQSQSESDDPTLIARSLANVFNPTRREKISLPVGDFVPAETIRLDNVKEVEIDDKFEMEAAEARIIMSNPKGFYSSTYDTGLFPELRYETPFSYTANGVHMGLLSENTPIRIHMGYGRHTIRVFTGLIDKVDSNSEEETITITCRNMYKRLIEKVVTEDLEYGYSASDASVANVAAALNDGTDVDNLSRLKKIIYYAQKWAKHYGVDPIVILAVAQKETELGTTGAGREVGGDYICGYGVPSKTKKLPQFAGIEAQCKAVAERMKKVCGTGEVTREYIRKLWISYENGDPTWTPDVWSIYQKMKGDAQFTEAVFKADSAPVPSGNTSNLSVNIKQNLLRMNPKSRSGKKLKGVKGIVLHYTAGPGQSAEQIRNYFNNISDRYASANYVVDDSTIVQCIPDDEEAYHCGAEHYQPGVTDALGNHPNETTLGIEMCVDSNNQITAATYQNAVNLTAYLCKKYGLTAGQLWRHHDITGKDCPAPWVDDPSKWEKFKKDVAAKLDGQGVTTVSAQEAAGLSSYWLKSAILQDLIRVGGLVGWRKQYEDRIYPDSIIEETYYIDVKPEKRMVVKANPAENGEYTFSEIPLTTIKTIDGWKNGLYQLPTTFSAFKYKVNECIREITKDTNYRTWCDRYGTFRAEPVEYDSPVVERFTDMENLCAVSSSIDYSRARSHVIVVDGTGKARHYIDPEILLELKGELRSAVLEVSWAKTDEQKDEDARRVFWDMKRMCRTLQVSIPAHPHLDVLDCIHISDVRTCTRGDFTIKGIHTTFKEGAEFTQTLDLTWMETNEMITKNNARLIASEAKQA